One Jannaschia sp. GRR-S6-38 genomic window carries:
- a CDS encoding flagellar motor switch protein FliM: MSPETALPILRRMAGARPPAGTSPAGDAPDLVRALSTAMLRVGDTMTGLGLSVRDREAQRLEGAAVLEGFDPNALGLLVDPPGHDSASLAALDAEVLAASTGALVFAPALVDALIEVQTIGRVDGPGRAPRRPTRIDAALAQPFARALLDQVARLAPAGGTTPVPGRLRAGSFVAGPDPLATLLAAPRMLRIDLALSLGDGMREATLALILPLGGPAPEGGAEPKAGGAPADWQGARDEVMPGAPVRLQAVLPPLRLPVQRLLALEEGQVLPLDPAALSQVILHGGASGVTLPGRTRLPRDAVLSGRLGQLNGRRAVKLSALPGQPRLAGSGAAEPAADDDGFGAVPAMAAPATDRTARATPEPTPPMPALPDAGPGGGPAPLAAPGALPDLPELPDLPDLPSLPDLPSLADLPATADLPEAPATADLPEPPSG, from the coding sequence ATGTCGCCCGAGACCGCCCTTCCGATCCTGCGCCGCATGGCGGGCGCCCGCCCCCCGGCCGGGACCTCGCCCGCGGGCGACGCGCCGGATCTGGTCCGCGCGCTGTCCACGGCGATGCTGCGTGTGGGCGACACGATGACCGGGCTGGGGCTGTCGGTGCGAGACCGGGAGGCGCAACGCCTGGAAGGCGCCGCCGTGCTGGAAGGGTTCGACCCGAATGCGCTGGGCCTGCTCGTCGATCCGCCGGGCCATGACAGCGCGTCGCTGGCCGCGCTGGATGCCGAGGTTCTGGCCGCTTCGACCGGCGCGCTGGTCTTCGCTCCCGCACTGGTCGACGCGCTGATCGAGGTGCAGACGATCGGCCGGGTCGACGGGCCGGGCCGCGCGCCCCGGCGGCCCACGCGGATCGACGCCGCGCTGGCGCAGCCCTTCGCGCGCGCCCTGCTCGACCAGGTCGCGCGCCTCGCGCCCGCGGGCGGCACCACGCCCGTCCCGGGCCGCCTGCGCGCCGGCAGCTTCGTGGCCGGCCCCGACCCGCTGGCCACCCTGTTGGCGGCACCCCGGATGCTGCGCATCGACCTCGCTCTGTCGCTGGGCGACGGCATGCGCGAGGCGACGCTCGCGCTGATCCTGCCACTGGGCGGCCCGGCGCCGGAAGGCGGGGCGGAGCCCAAGGCGGGCGGCGCGCCCGCCGATTGGCAGGGCGCGCGCGACGAGGTCATGCCGGGCGCCCCCGTCCGGCTGCAGGCGGTGCTGCCGCCGCTGCGGCTTCCGGTGCAACGGCTCCTTGCGCTGGAGGAGGGGCAGGTGCTGCCGCTCGACCCCGCTGCGCTGTCGCAGGTGATCCTGCATGGCGGCGCCTCGGGCGTGACCCTGCCCGGGCGGACGCGCCTGCCGCGCGACGCGGTGCTGTCCGGGCGGCTGGGCCAGTTGAACGGGCGCCGCGCCGTCAAGCTGAGCGCGCTTCCCGGCCAGCCGCGCCTCGCCGGCAGCGGCGCGGCCGAGCCTGCGGCAGATGACGACGGCTTCGGCGCGGTCCCCGCGATGGCCGCCCCAGCCACCGACCGCACAGCCCGCGCGACACCCGAGCCGACGCCGCCGATGCCAGCCTTACCCGATGCGGGCCCTGGCGGCGGCCCGGCGCCCTTGGCCGCGCCCGGGGCGCTGCCGGACCTGCCCGAGCTGCCGGACCTGCCCGACCTTCCGTCCCTGCCCGACCTTCCGTCCCTGGCCGACCTGCCCGCCACGGCCGATCTGCCGGAGGCCCCTGCGACCGCCGACCTTCCGGAGCCGCCCTCCGGCTGA
- a CDS encoding HpcH/HpaI aldolase family protein encodes MTEATGLLSRMRAGNALAGTFMKTPSHVTMEILMMSGLDFVCIDAEHAPFDRAAIDPCLAVARARDFPVLVRIPDGTPARILDVMDMGATGIVVPHVDSVEKAQAIARAARFGHGGRGYAGSTRWAGYTAHPMGEVLDRSPAETVVLAQIEEPEGVEACEAIAAVPGIDGLFIGPADLSVGYGHRSLDNDDLRAAMDRVGAACRAAGKAYATWVPDAETARAWAPRGFRIFVVASEHGWMLQGARAVAEGIAALE; translated from the coding sequence ATGACCGAGGCCACGGGACTGCTCAGCCGGATGCGCGCGGGCAACGCGCTGGCGGGGACCTTCATGAAGACCCCCAGCCACGTGACGATGGAGATCCTGATGATGTCGGGGCTCGACTTCGTCTGCATCGACGCCGAACACGCGCCCTTCGACCGCGCCGCGATCGACCCCTGCCTCGCCGTCGCGCGGGCCCGCGATTTCCCCGTCCTCGTTCGCATCCCCGACGGCACGCCCGCGCGCATCCTCGACGTGATGGACATGGGCGCGACCGGCATCGTCGTGCCCCATGTCGACAGCGTCGAGAAGGCGCAGGCCATCGCCCGCGCCGCGCGGTTCGGCCATGGCGGCCGCGGCTATGCGGGCTCGACCCGCTGGGCGGGCTACACCGCCCACCCGATGGGCGAGGTGCTGGACCGCTCGCCCGCCGAAACCGTCGTGCTGGCCCAGATCGAGGAGCCGGAAGGCGTCGAGGCCTGCGAGGCCATCGCCGCGGTCCCGGGCATCGACGGGCTGTTCATCGGGCCCGCCGATCTCAGCGTGGGATACGGCCACCGCAGCCTCGACAATGACGACCTGCGCGCCGCGATGGACCGCGTGGGCGCGGCCTGCCGTGCCGCGGGCAAGGCCTACGCCACCTGGGTGCCGGATGCCGAGACGGCCCGGGCCTGGGCGCCGCGGGGCTTCCGGATCTTCGTTGTGGCCTCCGAACATGGCTGGATGCTGCAGGGCGCGCGCGCCGTGGCCGAGGGCATCGCCGCGCTCGAGTGA
- a CDS encoding RSP_7527 family protein, whose protein sequence is MNEFRHIEIERQARALRAAYIRNAAAALVARFRRRPARRAAPV, encoded by the coding sequence ATGAACGAGTTCCGCCACATCGAGATCGAACGCCAGGCCCGCGCGCTGCGCGCCGCCTATATCCGCAACGCTGCCGCCGCGCTGGTGGCTCGGTTCCGTCGCCGTCCCGCGCGCCGCGCCGCCCCCGTCTGA
- a CDS encoding RSP_2647 family RNA methyltransferase, translating to MTDTRPVLRLKPKADARRIRHGHPWVFADDIVADRRSRAIPPGTIAVLEDAERNPLAAVAATMESRIAARVLDRDPGATIDGAWIAARLGRALAHRKRLYPAPFYRLVHAEADGLPGVVIDRFGEACVIQPNAAWADARSEAFADALTELGLAHVLLNATGRARGAEGLDGETRWLRGGLDASVAVEMNGAIYFADLTGGQKTGLFYDQRPNHAFVAGLARDATVLDVFAHVGGFGLAALAGGAARALAVDGSAPALELAAKGAAAMGRSEEFETRRGDAFDTMAALGAEGARFGVVVADPPAFAPAKPALTAGLRAYERVARLAAPLVEAGGYLTLCSCSHAAELSKFRAASIRGIGRAGREAQLIHTGFAGPDHPVHPQLAESGYLKALTFRMLD from the coding sequence ATGACCGACACACGCCCCGTCCTCCGCCTCAAGCCCAAGGCCGATGCCCGCCGCATCCGCCATGGCCATCCTTGGGTCTTCGCCGACGACATCGTCGCCGACCGCCGCAGCCGCGCCATTCCGCCCGGCACGATTGCCGTGCTGGAGGATGCCGAGCGCAACCCCCTGGCCGCGGTCGCCGCCACGATGGAAAGCCGCATCGCCGCCCGCGTGCTGGACCGCGACCCAGGCGCCACGATCGACGGCGCCTGGATCGCGGCGCGGCTCGGCCGCGCGCTCGCGCATCGCAAGCGGCTCTATCCCGCGCCCTTCTACCGCCTCGTCCATGCCGAGGCTGACGGGCTGCCCGGCGTCGTCATCGACCGCTTCGGGGAGGCCTGTGTGATCCAGCCCAACGCCGCCTGGGCCGACGCGCGGAGCGAGGCCTTCGCCGACGCGCTGACCGAGCTCGGGCTGGCGCATGTCCTGCTCAACGCGACCGGCCGGGCGCGTGGGGCCGAGGGGCTCGACGGCGAGACGCGCTGGCTGCGCGGCGGGCTGGACGCGTCGGTGGCCGTCGAGATGAACGGCGCGATCTATTTCGCCGACCTGACGGGCGGGCAGAAGACCGGCCTCTTCTACGACCAGCGGCCGAACCACGCCTTCGTGGCCGGGCTGGCGCGCGATGCCACGGTGCTCGATGTCTTCGCCCATGTGGGCGGTTTCGGGCTCGCGGCGCTGGCCGGCGGGGCGGCCCGCGCGCTGGCCGTCGACGGCTCGGCCCCTGCGCTGGAACTGGCCGCGAAGGGCGCCGCGGCGATGGGCCGGTCGGAGGAATTCGAAACCCGGCGCGGCGACGCCTTCGACACGATGGCCGCGCTGGGCGCGGAGGGCGCGCGCTTCGGCGTGGTCGTGGCCGACCCGCCCGCCTTCGCGCCGGCCAAGCCCGCCCTGACCGCCGGGCTGCGCGCCTATGAGCGGGTGGCCCGGCTGGCCGCGCCGCTGGTCGAGGCGGGCGGCTACCTGACGCTGTGTTCCTGCAGCCACGCCGCCGAGCTGTCGAAGTTCCGTGCCGCCTCGATCCGCGGCATCGGGCGCGCCGGGCGCGAGGCGCAACTGATCCACACGGGCTTCGCCGGGCCGGACCACCCGGTCCATCCGCAGCTGGCCGAGAGCGGCTATCTCAAGGCGCTGACCTTCCGGATGCTCGATTGA
- a CDS encoding RSP_2648 family PIN domain-containing protein, with translation MKAFLDACVLYPTVLREVLMGVARAGLYRPLWSPRVLEEWARAAAKLPGGEAVARGEIAALRAAWPGAEVQPGGATEARLWLPDPNDVHVLAAASDAGADRLVTLNLRDFPRREVAGEGLAAIAPDAFLMELWLDAPETVGGVAEAVRAEAERLSGERHEIRALMKRAKLPRLGKALAG, from the coding sequence TTGAAGGCCTTTCTCGACGCCTGCGTGCTCTATCCCACGGTGCTTCGGGAGGTGCTGATGGGCGTGGCGCGGGCGGGGCTCTACCGCCCGCTCTGGTCGCCCCGCGTGCTGGAGGAATGGGCGCGGGCGGCGGCGAAGCTGCCGGGCGGCGAGGCCGTGGCCCGCGGCGAGATCGCGGCCTTGCGCGCCGCCTGGCCGGGGGCGGAGGTGCAGCCCGGCGGGGCGACGGAGGCCCGCCTCTGGCTGCCCGATCCGAACGACGTGCACGTGCTGGCCGCGGCATCGGATGCCGGCGCGGACCGGCTGGTCACCCTGAACCTGCGCGATTTCCCGCGCCGCGAGGTCGCGGGCGAGGGCCTGGCCGCCATCGCGCCGGATGCCTTCCTGATGGAGCTGTGGCTCGACGCGCCCGAGACGGTCGGCGGCGTGGCCGAGGCCGTGCGCGCCGAGGCGGAGCGGCTGTCGGGCGAGCGCCACGAGATCCGGGCGCTGATGAAGCGCGCCAAGCTGCCGCGGCTCGGGAAGGCGCTGGCGGGCTAG